A genomic stretch from Enterobacter dykesii includes:
- the dapA gene encoding 4-hydroxy-tetrahydrodipicolinate synthase has protein sequence MFTGSIVALVTPMDEKGNVCRSSMKKLIDYHVANGTSAIVSVGTTGESATLSHDEHGDVVMLTLELADGRIPVIAGTGANATAEAISLTQRFNDSGIVGCLTVTPYYNRPTQEGLFQHFKAIAEHTDLPQILYNVPSRTGCDMLPETVGRLSEVKNIIGIKEATGNLSRVHQIKELVSDDFILLSGDDATALDFMQLGGHGVISVTSNVAARDMAEMCKLAAAGHFDEARVINQRLMPLHNKLFVEPNPIPVKWACKELGLVATDTLRLPMTPITDHGRDIVRAALKHAGLL, from the coding sequence ATGTTCACGGGAAGTATTGTCGCGCTTGTAACACCGATGGATGAAAAAGGTAACGTCTGCCGGTCAAGCATGAAGAAGCTCATTGATTACCATGTCGCCAACGGAACCTCGGCGATCGTTTCGGTAGGGACTACCGGTGAATCCGCAACGCTGAGCCACGACGAGCACGGCGATGTGGTTATGCTGACCCTGGAACTGGCTGACGGACGTATTCCGGTTATCGCGGGCACAGGCGCGAATGCAACCGCAGAAGCGATCAGCCTGACCCAACGTTTTAACGACAGCGGCATTGTTGGCTGTCTGACGGTGACCCCTTATTACAACCGTCCTACTCAGGAAGGTTTGTTCCAGCACTTCAAAGCCATCGCTGAACATACTGACTTGCCACAAATTCTGTATAATGTGCCGTCCCGTACCGGTTGCGATATGCTGCCGGAAACCGTTGGTCGTCTCTCGGAAGTAAAAAATATTATCGGTATTAAAGAGGCGACAGGGAACTTAAGCCGCGTTCATCAGATCAAAGAGCTGGTTTCAGACGACTTTATCCTGTTGAGTGGTGATGATGCGACCGCGCTGGACTTTATGCAGCTCGGTGGCCATGGCGTGATCTCCGTAACGTCAAACGTTGCGGCGCGCGATATGGCTGAAATGTGCAAACTGGCCGCAGCCGGTCACTTTGATGAAGCGCGCGTCATTAATCAGCGTCTGATGCCGCTGCACAATAAATTATTTGTCGAACCCAATCCGATCCCAGTGAAATGGGCATGTAAGGAATTGGGGCTTGTAGCAACCGATACGCTGCGTCTGCCAATGACACCGATTACCGACCACGGTCGTGACATCGTTAGGGCGGCGCTAAAGCATGCCGGTTTGCTGTAG
- a CDS encoding glycine cleavage system transcriptional repressor — MTTSSQHYLVITALGADRPGIVNTITRHVSSCGCNIEDSRLAMLGEEFTFIMLLSGTWNAITLIESTLPLKGAELDLLIVMKRTTARPRPALPSTVWVQVEVPDSPHLIERFTALFDNHQMNIAELVSRTQTSDDHGLPVLFIQITAHSPASQDASNIEQAFKALCTELNAQGSISVVNYSQHEQDGVE; from the coding sequence TTGACAACCTCATCACAACATTACCTGGTTATCACTGCGCTGGGTGCCGACAGGCCGGGTATCGTGAACACCATCACCCGTCACGTAAGCAGCTGCGGCTGTAATATCGAAGACAGCCGTCTGGCGATGCTTGGCGAAGAGTTCACATTTATTATGTTGCTTTCCGGGACATGGAACGCCATTACGTTGATTGAATCGACCCTGCCGCTGAAGGGGGCCGAACTGGATTTGCTGATTGTCATGAAGCGCACCACTGCGCGTCCGCGTCCGGCACTGCCTTCTACCGTCTGGGTGCAGGTTGAAGTGCCTGATTCACCGCATCTGATTGAGCGTTTCACCGCGCTTTTTGACAATCATCAGATGAATATTGCCGAACTGGTTTCCCGTACGCAGACAAGCGATGACCATGGTCTTCCGGTGCTGTTTATTCAAATTACCGCGCACAGCCCTGCCTCACAGGATGCGTCAAATATCGAGCAAGCGTTCAAAGCCCTCTGTACAGAATTAAACGCGCAGGGCAGTATAAGCGTCGTCAATTATTCGCAGCACGAACAGGATGGAGTTGAGTAA
- the bcp gene encoding thioredoxin-dependent thiol peroxidase, with protein MNPLKAGDIAPKFSLPDQDGEQVNLTDFQGQRVLVYFYPKAMTPGCTVQACGLRDNMDELKKVGVEVLGISTDKPEKLSRFAEKELLNFTLLSDEDHQVCEQFGVWGEKTFMGKTYDGIHRISFLIDADGKVEHVFDDFKTSNHHDVVLNWLKENA; from the coding sequence ATGAACCCACTGAAAGCCGGTGACATCGCACCGAAATTTAGCTTACCGGATCAAGACGGCGAGCAAGTAAATTTGACCGACTTCCAGGGACAGCGTGTTCTGGTCTATTTCTACCCGAAAGCCATGACCCCCGGCTGCACCGTACAGGCCTGCGGCTTACGCGACAACATGGACGAGTTGAAAAAAGTCGGCGTGGAAGTGCTGGGTATCAGCACGGATAAACCAGAAAAGCTGTCACGATTTGCTGAAAAAGAGCTACTGAACTTCACGCTGCTTTCTGATGAAGATCATCAGGTGTGCGAGCAGTTCGGCGTCTGGGGCGAGAAGACGTTTATGGGTAAAACCTACGACGGTATTCACCGCATCAGCTTCCTGATTGACGCTGACGGTAAAGTTGAACATGTGTTTGACGACTTCAAAACCAGTAACCACCACGACGTGGTATTGAACTGGCTGAAAGAGAACGCCTGA
- a CDS encoding AI-2E family transporter, which translates to MLEMLMQWYRRRFSDPEAIALLVILVAGFGILFFFSGLLAPLLVAIVLAYLLEWPTARLEHIGCSRRWATSIVLVLFVGILLLMAFVVMPVAWQQGINLIRDMPGMLNKLSDFAATLPRRYPALMDAGIIDAMAENMRARIMTMGDSVVKYSLASLVGLLTLAVYLVLVPLMVFFLVKDKDQMLNAVRRILPRNRGLAGQVWEEMNQQITNYIRGKVLEMIVVGVATWIGFLIFGLNYSLLLAVLVGFSVLIPYIGAFVVTIPVVGVALFQFGLGTEFWSCFAVYLIIQGLDGNLLVPVLFSEAVNLHPLVIILSVVIFGGLWGFWGVFFAIPLATLIKAVVHAWPDVPAVEEK; encoded by the coding sequence ATGCTCGAAATGTTAATGCAGTGGTACCGGCGTCGGTTCAGCGACCCGGAAGCCATTGCTTTGTTGGTTATTCTGGTTGCCGGGTTCGGTATTCTGTTCTTCTTCAGCGGCCTGCTCGCTCCCCTGCTGGTGGCGATCGTGCTGGCGTACCTGCTGGAGTGGCCGACGGCGCGACTGGAGCATATCGGCTGTTCCCGCCGCTGGGCGACCAGCATTGTGCTGGTGCTGTTTGTCGGCATCCTGCTGTTGATGGCCTTTGTGGTGATGCCGGTCGCCTGGCAGCAGGGAATTAACCTGATCCGCGATATGCCCGGCATGTTGAATAAACTCTCTGATTTTGCCGCCACGCTGCCGCGCCGTTACCCGGCCCTGATGGATGCCGGGATTATTGACGCGATGGCCGAAAATATGCGCGCCCGCATCATGACGATGGGCGATTCGGTGGTGAAGTACTCTCTGGCCTCGCTGGTCGGGCTGCTCACGCTGGCGGTTTACCTTGTGCTCGTGCCGCTGATGGTCTTCTTCCTGGTGAAAGATAAAGATCAGATGCTCAACGCCGTGCGCCGTATTCTGCCGCGCAACCGCGGGCTGGCAGGGCAGGTCTGGGAAGAGATGAACCAGCAGATCACCAACTACATTCGCGGCAAGGTGCTGGAGATGATTGTCGTGGGGGTAGCTACCTGGATTGGCTTCCTGATTTTCGGCCTGAACTACTCGCTGCTGCTGGCGGTGCTGGTCGGATTTTCGGTTTTGATCCCCTACATTGGCGCGTTTGTGGTGACCATTCCTGTTGTTGGCGTCGCGCTGTTCCAGTTTGGGCTGGGGACAGAGTTCTGGAGCTGCTTTGCGGTGTACCTGATTATTCAGGGCCTGGACGGTAACCTGCTGGTACCGGTGCTGTTCTCTGAAGCGGTGAACCTGCATCCGCTGGTGATTATCTTATCGGTTGTGATTTTCGGCGGGCTGTGGGGATTCTGGGGCGTGTTCTTTGCGATTCCGCTGGCGACGCTGATTAAGGCCGTGGTCCACGCGTGGCCGGATGTGCCGGCGGTGGAAGAGAAGTAG
- the bepA gene encoding beta-barrel assembly-enhancing protease produces the protein MFRQLRKTLVATLIAAVTVGQVLPAFADSSDSLPDMGTTAGSTLSIGQEMQMGDYYVRQLRGSAPLINDPLLVQYINGLGMRLVAHADSVKTPFHFYLINNDEINAFAFFGGNVVLHSALFRYSDNESQLASVMAHEISHVTQRHLARAMEDQKRNAPLTWVGALGSILLAMASPQAGMAALTGTLAGTRQGMISFTQQNEQEADRIGIQVLQRSGFDPQAMPSFLEKLLDQARYSSRPPEILLTHPLPESRLSDARNRANQMRPVVVQSSQDFYMAKVRTLGMYNSGRNQLTSDLLDTLAKGNVREKNAAQYGQALQAMEASKYDEARKALQPLLVADPNNPWYLDLSTDIDLGQKKTADAINRLKGAKDVRTNPVLQLNLANAYLQGGQPGEAATILNRYTFNNKDDQNGWDLLAQAQAQLGNRDQELAARAEGFALVGRLDQAISALSSASSQVKLGSLQQARYDARIDQLRGLQQRFKPYEKM, from the coding sequence ATGTTCAGGCAGTTGAGAAAAACACTGGTTGCAACGCTGATTGCCGCGGTGACGGTCGGTCAGGTGTTGCCCGCTTTTGCTGACTCGTCCGATTCATTGCCGGACATGGGCACCACAGCAGGAAGCACGCTCTCTATTGGGCAAGAGATGCAAATGGGGGATTACTATGTTCGCCAGCTGCGCGGCAGCGCCCCGCTGATCAACGACCCTTTGCTGGTACAGTACATCAACGGGCTGGGAATGCGTCTGGTGGCGCACGCCGACTCGGTAAAAACGCCCTTCCATTTCTATTTAATCAATAATGACGAAATCAACGCCTTCGCCTTCTTTGGCGGTAACGTGGTGCTGCATTCGGCATTATTCCGTTACTCTGACAACGAAAGCCAGCTGGCCTCGGTGATGGCGCACGAAATTTCGCACGTTACCCAGCGCCACCTGGCGCGAGCGATGGAAGACCAGAAACGTAACGCCCCCCTCACCTGGGTGGGCGCGCTGGGCTCTATTCTGCTGGCGATGGCCAGCCCGCAGGCCGGGATGGCGGCTCTGACCGGTACGCTGGCGGGAACGCGCCAGGGGATGATCAGCTTTACCCAGCAAAACGAACAGGAAGCGGACCGCATCGGGATTCAGGTGCTGCAGCGTTCGGGCTTTGACCCGCAGGCCATGCCGAGTTTCCTGGAAAAACTGCTCGATCAGGCGCGTTACTCTTCCCGTCCGCCGGAAATTCTGCTCACTCACCCGCTGCCGGAAAGCCGACTGTCGGACGCGCGTAACCGTGCCAACCAGATGCGTCCGGTGGTGGTCCAGTCTTCGCAGGATTTCTACATGGCGAAAGTGAGAACGCTTGGAATGTACAATTCCGGGCGTAACCAGCTCACCAGCGACCTGCTGGATACCCTGGCGAAAGGCAACGTGCGTGAGAAAAACGCCGCGCAGTATGGTCAGGCGCTCCAGGCGATGGAAGCCAGCAAATACGACGAGGCGCGTAAAGCGCTGCAACCGCTTCTGGTCGCCGACCCGAACAACCCGTGGTATCTCGATCTCTCGACGGATATCGATCTGGGGCAGAAGAAAACGGCCGATGCGATTAACCGTCTGAAAGGGGCGAAAGACGTCCGTACCAACCCGGTGCTGCAGCTTAACCTGGCGAACGCTTACTTACAGGGCGGCCAGCCTGGCGAAGCGGCGACCATTCTGAACCGCTACACCTTTAATAATAAAGACGATCAAAACGGCTGGGATCTGCTCGCTCAGGCGCAAGCGCAGCTTGGCAATCGCGATCAGGAGCTGGCGGCGCGTGCCGAAGGTTTTGCCCTGGTGGGCCGTCTCGATCAGGCGATTTCCGCGCTCAGCAGCGCCAGCTCGCAGGTCAAGCTCGGCAGCCTACAGCAGGCCCGTTACGACGCGCGTATCGATCAGCTGCGCGGCCTGCAGCAGCGCTTTAAGCCGTACGAGAAGATGTAA
- the arsC gene encoding arsenate reductase (glutaredoxin) (This arsenate reductase requires both glutathione and glutaredoxin to convert arsenate to arsenite, after which the efflux transporter formed by ArsA and ArsB can extrude the arsenite from the cell, providing resistance.): protein MTDAVKIYHNPRCSKSRDTLSLLKSNGVEPEVVLYLDTPPDAQTLRQLLHMLGMGSARELMRQKEDLYKSLNLDDSRLTEAELIQAMVENPKLIERPIVVANGQARIGRPPEDVLEIL from the coding sequence ATGACAGACGCCGTAAAAATTTATCACAACCCTCGCTGCTCCAAGAGCCGCGACACCCTGAGCCTGCTGAAGTCTAACGGCGTTGAGCCGGAAGTGGTGCTGTACCTCGACACCCCACCTGACGCGCAAACCCTCCGCCAGCTGCTGCACATGCTGGGAATGGGCAGTGCAAGAGAGCTGATGCGCCAGAAAGAAGATCTGTATAAGTCGCTTAACCTGGATGACAGCCGTCTCACCGAGGCTGAGCTGATCCAGGCGATGGTTGAAAATCCAAAGCTGATTGAGCGCCCGATTGTGGTGGCGAACGGCCAGGCGCGCATTGGACGCCCGCCGGAAGACGTGCTCGAGATCCTCTAG
- a CDS encoding helix-turn-helix domain-containing protein → MEIKLHANATTTPRIRRYLQQSDKSDRELATELGISVTTVRRWRNREQVSDNHTTPKVIHKALRQEQVALVNALRDITGAPLDELLQMVNSGLGIAVSRATLNRYLKPASIKQKGATLQGKKALKAGIVPQKLLLHYQPLSLHMDDGGEQHLLWAREPVSGWCYARLYAGISPQLLARWANDALEACPADIQSVETFGFEVKLEKRNTTVTVHPQQYRALQVDLPLCEIIPRLNSEPAGELLIQLCEIYNRGKAQKKLGESTPQAFLEALRHKD, encoded by the coding sequence ATGGAAATTAAACTGCATGCTAATGCCACCACGACGCCGCGCATCCGTCGCTATCTTCAGCAGTCAGATAAAAGCGACAGGGAGCTGGCTACCGAGCTGGGCATTTCGGTCACTACCGTCAGGCGCTGGCGCAACCGCGAGCAGGTTTCGGATAACCACACGACGCCAAAAGTGATACACAAAGCGTTGAGACAGGAACAAGTTGCGCTGGTCAATGCCCTGCGGGATATCACGGGTGCCCCGCTGGACGAACTGCTGCAGATGGTCAATAGCGGACTCGGGATCGCCGTGTCCCGAGCGACCCTGAACCGCTACCTCAAACCGGCTTCGATAAAGCAGAAGGGCGCGACGTTGCAGGGAAAAAAGGCGCTGAAGGCAGGTATCGTGCCGCAAAAACTCCTTTTACATTATCAGCCTCTGTCGCTGCATATGGACGATGGCGGAGAACAGCATCTGCTGTGGGCGCGTGAACCCGTGAGTGGCTGGTGCTACGCCCGGCTGTACGCGGGCATTTCTCCGCAGCTGCTGGCCCGCTGGGCGAACGACGCGCTGGAAGCCTGTCCGGCTGATATTCAATCTGTTGAGACTTTTGGTTTCGAGGTGAAGCTTGAAAAACGCAATACCACCGTGACAGTGCATCCGCAGCAGTACCGCGCCCTTCAGGTTGATCTGCCGCTATGTGAAATCATCCCACGTCTGAACAGCGAACCGGCAGGCGAGCTGTTGATCCAGCTGTGCGAAATTTACAACCGCGGAAAAGCGCAGAAAAAGCTGGGAGAGAGTACGCCGCAGGCCTTTCTGGAAGCGCTGCGGCATAAGGACTAG
- the celB gene encoding PTS cellobiose transporter subunit IIC: protein MNNVLGFLEAKLMPLAAKTAQQRHLGAIRGAYVSFMPFIIVGSILLVISSFPNQAYQQFMSQAFGESWSAIIEIPFNAVFSTMSLFISFLVAFRLAEHYGEDRISCGILALVAFLILTPFIKVAENGGITVIPVEWIGSKGLFVAMIGSLLWTELFCWLKRKKLVIKMPDGVPPAVQESFAALIPALLVMILVLGIRIVFENTHYNTIHQFIYEVVATPVRHYGTSYFGALMTVFSITILWSVGINSGSMINGIIRPLWMENQTDNIAAIQAGTTPPHIITEQFFDMIWMGGAGATLSLVIAMLIFARSKNMREVARLGAGASVFNINEPILFGLPVIMNPIMLIPFNLVPLVLVTVQYAAMKIGAVAVTTGVFIPWTLPPVISGFIVTGHLSGSVMQLINLLIGAMLYLPFMRIVDKQYRAAEMATVTQTDTTLAKQE, encoded by the coding sequence ATGAACAATGTTCTGGGATTTCTTGAAGCAAAACTGATGCCGCTGGCAGCCAAAACGGCCCAGCAGCGTCATCTCGGGGCCATTCGCGGCGCTTACGTGTCCTTCATGCCGTTTATCATCGTCGGCTCTATTCTGCTGGTGATCTCGTCGTTCCCGAATCAAGCCTATCAGCAGTTTATGTCTCAGGCCTTTGGTGAGAGCTGGAGCGCCATTATAGAAATCCCGTTCAACGCGGTGTTTTCCACCATGTCGCTGTTCATCAGCTTCCTGGTCGCCTTCCGCCTGGCGGAACACTACGGTGAAGACCGCATCTCCTGCGGTATCCTGGCGCTGGTCGCCTTTCTCATCCTGACGCCCTTTATCAAAGTGGCGGAAAACGGCGGTATTACCGTCATTCCGGTGGAGTGGATTGGCAGCAAAGGGCTGTTCGTAGCGATGATTGGTTCCCTGCTGTGGACGGAGCTGTTCTGCTGGCTCAAGCGCAAAAAACTGGTGATCAAAATGCCGGACGGCGTGCCTCCGGCGGTGCAGGAGTCGTTCGCCGCGCTGATCCCGGCCCTGCTGGTGATGATTCTGGTGCTGGGTATCCGCATCGTGTTTGAAAACACCCACTACAACACCATCCACCAGTTTATTTACGAAGTGGTTGCCACGCCGGTGCGCCACTACGGCACCTCTTACTTTGGCGCGCTGATGACGGTGTTCAGCATCACCATTCTGTGGTCAGTGGGCATTAACTCCGGCTCGATGATCAACGGCATCATTCGCCCGCTGTGGATGGAGAACCAGACCGACAACATCGCCGCGATTCAGGCAGGCACGACGCCGCCGCACATTATCACCGAACAGTTTTTTGACATGATCTGGATGGGCGGCGCGGGAGCTACGCTGTCGCTGGTGATTGCGATGCTGATTTTCGCCCGCAGCAAAAACATGCGTGAAGTGGCGCGCCTCGGCGCCGGGGCGTCGGTGTTTAACATCAACGAACCGATCCTGTTTGGCCTGCCGGTGATCATGAACCCGATCATGCTCATCCCCTTCAACCTGGTGCCGCTGGTGCTGGTCACCGTGCAGTATGCGGCGATGAAGATTGGCGCGGTTGCCGTCACCACCGGGGTGTTTATTCCCTGGACGCTGCCGCCGGTTATCAGCGGCTTTATCGTTACCGGACACCTGAGCGGCAGCGTCATGCAGCTTATCAACCTGCTGATTGGCGCCATGCTGTACCTGCCTTTTATGCGTATCGTGGACAAACAGTACCGCGCGGCGGAAATGGCCACCGTTACGCAAACCGACACCACCCTTGCAAAACAGGAGTAA
- a CDS encoding N(4)-(beta-N-acetylglucosaminyl)-L-asparaginase → MWGIIATWRMALEGVTESASALAAGKQVSAAVVDAVAAVEDFPFYKSVGYGGLPTENGEVELDAAYMDGDTLAFGAVGNLVDIANPVRVAQALSRQRYNSLLVGQGAREWALSQGFADKTMLTERAMQHYRKRCRETLDKGLSPYDGHDTVGVIGLDKQGSMSVATSTSGLFMKKRGRLGDSPIVGSGFYCDSETGAATATGVGEDLMKGCTSYEIVRRMAQGMTPQQAADSVVFELEDKLMSRFGRAGDLSVVCMNNRGEFGAATNIKTFSFVVATARQPLTVFRTERLREKTHYHPVDDAWMQAYAARIRAPIEES, encoded by the coding sequence ATGTGGGGAATTATCGCGACCTGGAGAATGGCGCTTGAAGGCGTTACGGAGTCGGCGTCTGCGCTGGCTGCGGGTAAACAGGTCTCTGCGGCAGTGGTTGATGCCGTCGCCGCCGTCGAAGACTTTCCGTTTTATAAATCCGTCGGCTACGGCGGGCTGCCCACCGAAAATGGTGAAGTGGAGCTGGACGCCGCCTACATGGACGGCGATACGCTGGCGTTTGGCGCCGTGGGCAACCTGGTGGATATCGCCAACCCGGTGCGCGTGGCACAGGCGCTTAGCCGCCAGCGCTACAACAGCCTGCTGGTCGGCCAGGGCGCGCGGGAATGGGCGCTGAGCCAGGGCTTTGCCGACAAAACTATGCTCACCGAGCGCGCCATGCAGCACTACCGCAAACGCTGCCGCGAGACGCTGGATAAGGGCTTAAGCCCTTACGACGGGCATGACACCGTCGGCGTTATCGGCCTCGATAAACAGGGGTCAATGAGCGTCGCCACCTCCACCAGCGGCCTGTTCATGAAAAAACGCGGTCGACTCGGGGATTCGCCGATCGTCGGTTCCGGCTTTTACTGCGACAGTGAAACCGGCGCGGCCACCGCAACGGGCGTCGGTGAAGATCTGATGAAAGGGTGCACCAGCTACGAAATTGTCCGCCGCATGGCGCAGGGTATGACGCCGCAGCAGGCGGCGGATTCGGTGGTGTTCGAGCTGGAAGATAAGCTGATGTCGCGCTTTGGCCGCGCGGGCGATCTCTCCGTGGTGTGCATGAACAACAGGGGCGAATTCGGGGCCGCCACCAACATCAAAACCTTCTCGTTTGTGGTGGCGACAGCTCGCCAGCCCCTCACCGTTTTTCGTACCGAACGCCTGCGGGAGAAAACGCATTATCACCCGGTAGACGATGCGTGGATGCAGGCCTATGCCGCGCGGATCCGCGCGCCGATTGAGGAGTCATGA
- a CDS encoding leucyl aminopeptidase family protein — MITYQFISALSDAAPQSHLIAAASCTYLPETALVAEMRESASIADTRFGCAPFARITLLPDALWQDSLSEGLLTALRPLLASPASPELILDVTDIDDVVLAQVLRFLFNQAHRLSDLKLKQTDESAVRLTHITALCLPEQQAKLEGIFRQQQAIARGMVAARRLADIPSDRCTPQFVVEEAQRLCAAFPALRCEVLNEKAIAEQGLGLLHAVGKGATCPPRLLALHYDGVNDGPVRCYVGKGITFDTGGLWLKEGAGMYTMKYDMCGAANVMGLMLTIAELAMPVRIMGVLALAENAIGPDAMQPGTVATACNGTTVEINNTDAEGRLVLADAIAWASQRHPQARYIIDMATLTGAVVKALGYELSGLMTQDEPLRAALTLAGKQSGDEVWSLPLDARLKKQTDSAIADLCNTPTNNAAISASAAWLLHHFCPPTIPWAHLDISGTALWRENGRSVASGRPIPLLVEHLLGDI; from the coding sequence ATGATTACGTATCAGTTTATCAGTGCGCTTTCCGACGCGGCTCCGCAAAGCCATTTGATTGCGGCCGCCTCCTGTACGTACCTACCCGAAACGGCGCTTGTCGCGGAAATGCGCGAGTCTGCCAGCATCGCTGATACCCGCTTTGGCTGCGCCCCGTTTGCCCGGATCACCCTGCTACCGGATGCCCTCTGGCAGGACAGCCTGAGCGAAGGATTACTGACGGCGCTGCGCCCGCTGCTGGCCTCGCCCGCCAGTCCCGAGCTGATACTGGACGTTACCGATATCGACGATGTGGTGCTGGCGCAGGTGCTGCGTTTTCTCTTTAATCAGGCGCACAGGCTGAGCGACCTGAAGCTGAAGCAAACGGATGAATCGGCGGTGCGCCTTACGCATATTACCGCCCTCTGCCTGCCGGAACAGCAGGCAAAACTGGAGGGGATCTTCCGCCAGCAGCAGGCCATCGCCCGCGGCATGGTCGCGGCGCGACGTCTGGCGGATATCCCGTCCGACCGCTGCACGCCGCAGTTTGTGGTGGAAGAGGCGCAAAGGCTCTGTGCCGCCTTCCCCGCCCTGCGCTGCGAAGTGCTGAACGAAAAGGCTATTGCTGAGCAGGGTCTGGGGCTGCTGCACGCCGTTGGCAAAGGGGCGACCTGTCCACCACGCCTGCTGGCTCTTCATTATGACGGCGTCAACGACGGCCCGGTGCGCTGCTATGTGGGTAAAGGCATTACCTTCGATACCGGCGGCCTGTGGCTGAAAGAAGGCGCGGGCATGTACACCATGAAATACGACATGTGCGGTGCGGCTAACGTAATGGGCCTAATGCTGACTATCGCAGAGCTGGCGATGCCCGTGCGCATCATGGGCGTGCTGGCGCTGGCGGAAAACGCCATCGGCCCGGACGCCATGCAGCCCGGCACGGTGGCGACGGCCTGCAATGGCACCACAGTTGAAATCAACAATACCGATGCCGAAGGCCGACTGGTGCTGGCGGATGCCATCGCCTGGGCCAGCCAGCGCCATCCGCAGGCGCGCTATATTATTGATATGGCGACATTAACCGGTGCGGTCGTGAAGGCGCTGGGGTATGAGCTGAGCGGGCTGATGACGCAGGATGAACCGCTGCGTGCGGCGCTGACGCTGGCGGGTAAGCAGAGCGGCGATGAAGTATGGTCCCTGCCGCTGGACGCGCGGCTGAAAAAACAGACCGACAGCGCCATTGCCGATCTGTGCAACACGCCGACCAACAATGCGGCAATCAGTGCGTCGGCGGCGTGGCTGCTGCACCACTTTTGCCCGCCGACCATTCCGTGGGCGCATCTGGATATCAGCGGTACGGCTCTTTGGCGTGAAAACGGACGGAGCGTGGCGTCGGGAAGACCTATTCCACTTTTGGTTGAGCACCTGCTGGGAGATATTTAG
- a CDS encoding DnaA inactivator Hda, with protein sequence MNGPAQLSLPLYLPDDETFASFWPGDNPSLLAALQNVLRQDHSGYIYIWSREGAGRSHLLHAACAELSARGDAVGYVPLDKRTWFVPEVLEGMEHLSLVCIDNIECVAGDEPWEMAIFNLYNRILESGKTRLLITGDRPPRQLNLGLPDLASRLDWGQIYKLQPLSDEDKLQALQLRAKQRGFELPEDVGRFLLKRLDREMRTLFDTLDQLDRASITAQRKLTIPFVKDILKL encoded by the coding sequence CTGAACGGACCGGCACAGCTCTCTCTGCCACTCTATCTCCCTGACGACGAAACTTTCGCGAGTTTCTGGCCGGGTGATAACCCCTCTTTACTGGCTGCACTGCAAAACGTGCTGCGCCAGGATCACAGCGGATACATCTATATCTGGTCACGCGAAGGCGCGGGGCGCAGCCATCTGCTGCATGCCGCCTGCGCGGAGCTTTCGGCGCGCGGTGATGCGGTAGGCTACGTGCCGCTGGATAAACGCACCTGGTTCGTACCTGAGGTGCTGGAGGGAATGGAACATCTCTCGCTGGTCTGCATCGATAATATCGAATGCGTGGCGGGGGACGAGCCGTGGGAAATGGCGATCTTTAACCTCTACAACCGCATTCTGGAATCGGGTAAAACCCGACTGCTGATCACCGGCGATCGTCCACCGCGTCAGCTCAATCTGGGGCTGCCGGACCTGGCGTCTCGTCTGGACTGGGGGCAAATCTACAAGCTCCAGCCGCTGTCGGATGAAGATAAGCTTCAGGCGTTACAGCTGCGCGCAAAGCAGCGCGGGTTTGAGCTGCCGGAGGACGTGGGGCGTTTCCTTCTCAAGCGTCTGGATCGCGAAATGCGCACGCTGTTTGACACGCTCGATCAGCTCGATCGCGCCTCCATTACCGCCCAGCGCAAGCTGACCATTCCGTTTGTGAAAGATATTCTCAAGCTGTAG